DNA from Methanomassiliicoccales archaeon:
CAAGGACTTCGTGCGTGATCAAGAGGATGCCTTGATCATCACCAAGGACGTCTCCGATGGGATCTGCTATCTTTTGGACAGATATACCAAATATCAGAGCCAACAGATCGTTCAGAACTGAACATTCGGTTCCAACGCTCTCTTGGTCCAGTATCGGTTTTTTTATTCTCCTTCTTTGAAAGGTCTTTAGGATAAGCTTCTAAGTTCGTCAGAGCCGCGATCGTTCGATCAATAGGGACGTTCGCTCAACTGGGAGGTTTAGTTCTGCAATCATCGTTATCTCGATTCACGAGTAGATGGTGGTTTCCCGATCATTCATCTATGATGCTGATCTTTAATTGCCTGTTGTAGGTAAACCCTAATTCGTAGTTGATAGGCAATGTCATGAACCAGACCATCCCGTCCTCCAAGAGGAACTCTACGCTTCCGTTTCCGATGACCGACCATTCTTCATTGTACTGATAATCCCCTCCGTTCACCATGTTCCATATATCGGTCTCATCGAAGACGATGAACTGAAAGCCCTCTCCAGTATAGTTGAACTGGTACGATTCCCCGTTTCCGGGCTCTTTCAAGTCACATGACCAGTCCACATTGACATTGGTTGTCGAGGTGATCCTGCGCTGTTCGATCAGCTCATTTCTGTTTATAAGGCCGTTCAGGTCCAGGTCGCTCATTTCGGCACCGTCGACATCGACAAGTTCGTATGTGGCACGATAGTCGGAGGAAATGAGGTCAACGCGATAGGCCAGGTTCGTATGCGCCCCTCGATAGACCACACACATTCCTGCATCGTGGCCCAAACCCTGTGCCATGTCCAAGGATCGCCAGACGGCCTTCGTTCCCCAGGTGGTGTTCAGGCTCACCTCATCAAGATAGGCTCTGACGGAAAACAAGGGGGCAGGTAGAGATAAATGGAGTTCCAGGCCCCCTTCCTCATCATAAGGGCCGGAACGGGAATATGACCGCTCACCAAATATGTTCAATTGTTCCCCGAACGATCCATTGATACCGACCAGATCGCCCCCGCCGGTCACTCGATAGGTCAGCATCATATTGGTGTTCAGAGGAAGATCAGGCTCCGAATCACTCCCTATCACGAACACCGTCCCTATGGAAGCTACCATCAGCGCCGCTACCAATAGGACCGGCCAGATCTTCGGCTCCTCGGATGTCGTCAAATACTTCCCCGACATCGATTTTACTGAGGGGGCATAAAGATATCGCTAGCGTTCGAAAAAAAGAAAAGAAAGGAACAAGACCTGGATCTCGCTCAGGGTGAGATCAGTTCCCGCTCGCCTCGTTCCATGCCTTCTCCAGGTCCTTCCGGGCCACGGTCTCCAGCACGTACTTGCCGAACTGTTCGCCGGTAGCGCCATCGGAACGTCCGGTGATCCTGACGCGCTTCTCGAACAGTGTGCATAGGTCCAAGGCCATCTCCAGCTTGCGCGCCTTCTCCACATATCCAACGTGGTTCAGCAGCATCGCCGTCGCCTTTATGATGGAACTGGGATCGGCGTATTGGGCTCGTCCTTCGTCCACCATGCGCGGGGCGGAACCGTGTATGGCCTCGAACATGGAGAAACGGGTACCGATGTTGGCGCTTCCCGCCGTCCCCACTCCTCCCTGGATCTGGGCCGCCTCGTCCGTGAGTATATCGCCGTATAGGTTGGGGAGCACCATCACCTTGAACTCCGCTCGTCGGTAAGGATCGATGAGCTTAGCGGTCATGATGTCGATGAACCAATCGTCCCACTTGACCTCCGGATAATCCTTGGCGACCTGCTCGGCCATGCTCAGGAACTTGCCGTCGGTCTTCTTGATCACATTGGCCTTGGTGACGACAGTCACCTTGTTCTGCCCGGTCTTGCGTGCGTGATCGAACGCCAGCCTGATGATGCGTTCACATCCCTGCGTGGTCGCCACGGTGAAATCGATGCTGATATCCTCGTTCACGTCCACGCCCTTGCTTCCCAGGACGTATGCCCCTTCAGTGTTCTCCCGGAAAAAGATCCAGTCGATGCCCTGCTCGGGAATGCGCATCGGGCGCACGTTGGCGAAGAGGTCCAGCTCTCGGCGCATGGCGACATTGGCCGACTCTATGTTCGGCCAGCCGTCGCCCTTCTTCGGGGTGGTGGTCGGCCCCTTTAAAATGACATGGCACTTCTTAAGCTCGTCCAGAACATCGTCCGGGATGGCCTTGAGGTGCTTGGCGCGGTTCTCGATGGTGAGGCCGTCGATGGTCCTGACCTCCACCTTGCCCGCTTCGATCTCCGTTTTAAGAAGTTCCCTGAGGATGTTCTCAGCATGCGTGCAGATGAACGGGCCGATCCCGTCACCCCCGACCACGCCGATGATCATCTTGTCCAAGTTGGCATAGTCTGTCAACTGGGAGGACGATCTCATTACCTCCACCCTTGCCAGCTGTTCTTTCAGGATCTTGCCGAAGTGCTCCTTGGCGGCATCGATATCAACGTTCGTCATCATGACCGGTTGAAGGCAAACGGTGAACTCATATTACATTTTTGGCCGAGGGGACCGATCGAGGCAGCGATACAATATATGAAGATCATGCAACCCAGATGATCATAGAAGCAGAAAATCAGAGATTAAGGTATATGTCAGCGTCCGGTTGAATAGGCGGAGGATCTAATGACATTTCCAGGGAGAGGTTTATTTTATGGGATGGACCTGATCTTCCGGACGCCTAGCCTAGAAGGCACTTTATACCTTGTTTTTAGCCCTTATAATAGATTGCATCTAACTATCAAAAGATTAGAACGATATATCCTGTCGGTGCTTTCACCGCGTCATGTGCGAAGTCCCGAGGATTGTCATTGCTAGGGAGAGGAGCGGGACCGGGAAGTCCACCGTCACCATCGGCTTGCTGATGATATCTAATTAACTAGATCGCCCAACGGTACAAGGCAGGAACCGGTCGGAGCGATCCCGCGCCTGGAAAATGTGAGAATCAAAGGTGATCATCGAGGGCGCAGTGTTAATATATCGTTAACATTAACCGATCGATAGAATGTCCCATCTCATCGCAAGAAGGACGTTCATCACATTATTGGTATTCATCATCCTGCTGAGCGGAGTCCCTTTTTCGATGGGTGTCTCCGCGGCAGGCGATATTGACGCCGTGGCACCAATATCCATGGACCGCTACCGGTCAGTATCCTATCAGGACCTGGAGTCCATGATGTCCGCTGTCGGGGTCCGCGATCCCCTAGCGAACTACAACGTTCTGGTCGATGGCATGGGCACCGGTCTGGCCCCTCCCACCGCGGATGAGTGGGACCTGTTCCTGAGCACCGCCATGCTGGACGGCGGCGCGCAAGAGTACCAGGTGCCGACCGCTTCCTCCTTGGACCTTTCCGCCGAGGTCTACTTCCCGCAGGTCCGCAGCCAAGGTGGGGAAGGCTCCTGCGCCGCCTGGGCCCTCACCTATTACAATTACGGCTATATCGAGGCTAGGGACCAGGGATGGACGCAGGCGAAGAGCGGCAACAACACTCAGTTGCTCTCCCCTTCCTGGACCTATAACAAGGTCAACGGGGTGACGCACGAAGGGTCTAGCTACTCGGAGAACGCCCGCATGATCCAGCAGTTGGGCGTGGCCACCTGGGACACCTTCCCCTATGTGGACACTGACGACCAAGGATTTGGCGGGGAGACGGCCTGGCGCTCGGCGCCCGCTCACCGCATCAGTTCCTATGTCAGCGTGTGGAATCCCGATCCCGATACCGTGGTAGCTCTCATCAAGGAGCAATTGGGTCTTTACCGTCCCATCAGCTTCGCCATGGACGCCAACGAGTACACCCCGGCCTTCGCTGACGGTAACAAGATCATGTCCGCGGCAGAGTACGAGCACTCGTATTACAATCACGGGCAGACCATCGTAGGCTATGACGACGTCATGACTGATGACGGTGAGGTCGGAGCCTTCAAGGTGGTCAACTCCTGGGGCAGCTCCTTCGGGCAGGGTGGATACTATTGGATCACCTACCAGGCCATCAAAGAGATGCTGGGTTTCCCCATGGTCTACTTACTGGACAGGACGGACTACCAGCCCAGCCTGCTGGCCACCTGGGAGTTCACCACCGGTCCCTCGGTCGACACCGATATCGACGTGGGGGCGGGCAGCAGCACGTCGCCCTCCGATAAGGTCAGCACCTACTTCTCCACCGGAAACGTCAACCGTTTCCCGGGATTCATGGCCCTGGACGTCTCGACGCTTAACAATGAATATCTGGATGGGGAAGAGCACTACTTCCTCAACCTGAAGAACGCCGCCCTTTCAGGCACGGTCTCCTCGTTCCACATCGAGCTTTACGGTTCAGGGTACGTTCCCGGAGAACCTTCGCAAATGATGGCGATATCTTC
Protein-coding regions in this window:
- a CDS encoding C1 family peptidase, giving the protein MSHLIARRTFITLLVFIILLSGVPFSMGVSAAGDIDAVAPISMDRYRSVSYQDLESMMSAVGVRDPLANYNVLVDGMGTGLAPPTADEWDLFLSTAMLDGGAQEYQVPTASSLDLSAEVYFPQVRSQGGEGSCAAWALTYYNYGYIEARDQGWTQAKSGNNTQLLSPSWTYNKVNGVTHEGSSYSENARMIQQLGVATWDTFPYVDTDDQGFGGETAWRSAPAHRISSYVSVWNPDPDTVVALIKEQLGLYRPISFAMDANEYTPAFADGNKIMSAAEYEHSYYNHGQTIVGYDDVMTDDGEVGAFKVVNSWGSSFGQGGYYWITYQAIKEMLGFPMVYLLDRTDYQPSLLATWEFTTGPSVDTDIDVGAGSSTSPSDKVSTYFSTGNVNRFPGFMALDVSTLNNEYLDGEEHYFLNLKNAALSGTVSSFHIELYGSGYVPGEPSQMMAISSEVPKSVPGVVNATLVNEDLTPPSSEVQDLPAYVNASTLQLTCTSSDSGSGVDHLELFYRFNSGSYTKYLPASNPSGEWTGESITFDIAQAEGQGPYQFCSIAVDEAGNRESAPSVPDASTTVDLAAPNTIIGVDGTMGDNDWYVSTVTVTLNAFDLWSGVDHILYRLNGGGWTDYSSALTLQQGNHTLECYAFDRAGNQETVRNIIVHVDDGEPTVNVVTNASTTNGWYRSSVMVTMQADDDMDPDCSLQYRLDGGSWTQYLNVFVVEGDGEHLLEFYATDQAGNVGGEGSLDIDIDALDPVCGHSLQGQIGDEGRYVTAVNVTLSPSDQGSGVDAAFYRLDDGVWQEYSSTFQMIEDGAHVLEYYAVDVAGNTGPVVRVDVVIDSFGPSASMETDRSSS
- a CDS encoding isocitrate/isopropylmalate family dehydrogenase → MMTNVDIDAAKEHFGKILKEQLARVEVMRSSSQLTDYANLDKMIIGVVGGDGIGPFICTHAENILRELLKTEIEAGKVEVRTIDGLTIENRAKHLKAIPDDVLDELKKCHVILKGPTTTPKKGDGWPNIESANVAMRRELDLFANVRPMRIPEQGIDWIFFRENTEGAYVLGSKGVDVNEDISIDFTVATTQGCERIIRLAFDHARKTGQNKVTVVTKANVIKKTDGKFLSMAEQVAKDYPEVKWDDWFIDIMTAKLIDPYRRAEFKVMVLPNLYGDILTDEAAQIQGGVGTAGSANIGTRFSMFEAIHGSAPRMVDEGRAQYADPSSIIKATAMLLNHVGYVEKARKLEMALDLCTLFEKRVRITGRSDGATGEQFGKYVLETVARKDLEKAWNEASGN